TTGACCccatgccccccgcccctgccgTTGCTCCAGCGCCCGCCCGGTGCTCGGCCCTGCACGGACTCACCGTGCCCAGGCCAGgccgggggcagcggggcaggagcgGGTGGCACTCGTTCCAGGAAACTGGAAAAATGCAGCGCTTTCGCTTTCACTCTGGctcttccttcctctgctgcatggggcctggtggggactGGGGCACCCTGAGCACGGGGGGcacccctgggtgggggggctgaagTTGGGGAGCATCCCTGGAGTGGGGGGGCATCCTTGTCCCTGCAGTGGGGCTAGCAGAGTGGAGGAGTCACCCACGGACTGGGAAAGCGGAGTAGGGACAGCACCCTTGGGTGGGGGGTTACCCCAGGAGCGGGGGTCACCTCTGGAGAGGGTATTATCTCCCAGAGACTGGGGGTTCCCCCTGGAGGGGGCACTTTGCTGCTATAGGGCGCCTTTGGAGATAACCCGCACCCCTGGCACTGCATTTGCTGCTGGCCGGATGCCCATCCCCAGGCGAGGGGCACTGGCTTCCCACGCAGGGAAGCTGAggtgtgtgggggcaggcagggcaggcggCTCTTCCTGGCGgtatccccctgcccctccattcTGCAGCAGCGATGTGTCCTGGGCACCGGGCACGGCCAGGGTCACGGGGGGCTTTGGGGACCCCTGTGTCCCTGGCTGCCCCCAGACctcagtgccctgcccatgccccatgccccatgccccccgctgccccagcccccgggCCGCGGTGCTCGGCACTGCACTCACCGGGCGGGCCGGCGCCACACGAGGCTCGGGAGTGAAGACAAAGGCACGGCTTTCGCTTCCGCTCCCTTCCCGCCTCCGCTGCACTGGGCCGGGGGGGCCGGGGCGCCCTCAGCACTGGCTGAAGGGGCATCCCTGGGTGCGGGCCCGGGAGTCacagctgcagtgggggctggagtgggggcacccctggagtggggggcaccgcaggagtggggggcacccctGGAGTTGAGGGTTGGAGTGGAGGGTAGGAGTGGGGGGGCACCCCTGGAATTGAGggttggagtggggggcacccCTAGAGTGGGGGATAGGAGTGGGGGTTACCCCTGGAGTTGAGggttggagtggggggcacccatggagcaggggggtaggagtggggggcacccctGGAATTGAGGGTTGGAGTGGAGGGCACccctggagtgggggcaggattGGGGAGGACCCCTGGAGTTGAgggttggagtgggggggcacccatggagcaggggggtaggagtggggggcacccctGGAATTGAGGGTTGGAGTGGAGGGCACccctggagtgggggcaggattGGGGAGGACCCCTGGAGTTGAgggttggagtgggggggcacccatggagcaggggggtaggagtggggggcacccctGGAATTGAGGGTTGGAGTGGAGGGCACCCCTAGAGTGGGGGATAGGAGTGGGGGTTACCCCTGGAGTTGAGggttggagtggggggcacccatggagcaggggggtaggagtggggggcacccctGGAATTGAGGGTTGGAGTGGAGGGCACCCCTAGAGTGGGGGATAGGAGTGGGGGTTACCCCTGGAGTTGAGggttggagtggggggcacccatggagcagggtggtaggagtggggggcacccctGGAATTGAGggttggagtggggggcacccCTAGAGTGGGGGGTAGGAGTGGGGGTTACCCCTGGAGTTGAGggttggagtggggggcacccatggagcaggggggtaggagtggggggcacccctGGAATTGAGGGTTGGAGTGGAGGGCTCCCCCTGGAGTggaggcaggattggggaggaCCCCTGGAGTTGAgggttggagtgggggggcacccatggagcaggggggtaggagtggggggcacccctGGAATTGAGGGTTGGAGTGGAGGGCACCCCTAGAGTGGGGGATAGGAGTGGGGGTTACCCCTGGAGTTGAGggttggagtggggggcacccatggagcaggggggtaggagtggggggcacccctGGAATTGAGGGTTGGAGTGGAGGGCACccctggagtgggggcaggattGGGGAGGACCCCTGGAGTTGAGggttggagtggggggcacccctagagtgggggcaggagtggggggcacccctggagtgggggcaggagtggggggcccTTGGATTGACAGCAGCGGGAGTCACCCCTGGGGCTTGGCCCTGgagtcagggggaggggggggtccctgGATCAGGACTCTGGAGTGGGGCTTTATCCCTGCAGCGGGAGGAAGGTCACTCCTGGAGCAGGTATTATCCCCCAGAGAGTGGGAGTCCCCCCTGGAGGAGGGCAGTCCCTGAGGGAGTTTGCTGGGAACTGGCCAGCGCCGGGGCCTTTGAGGATAACCTGCACCCCCGGGCACCACATTTGCTGCTGGATGAATGCCCGCCCCAGCAAGAGGCAGCAGCCGGATTGGCTTTGCACACAGGGAAACAGAGGTGCATGGGGGTGGGCAAGGCAGGTGGCTCTTCACAGCcataaccccctgcccccccacccctttagcTGAAGCAGTAATGCGTCGTGGATGCACCAGCTGGAGCAACGGTGCACAGACACCCTCGTACAAATGGTGCTTTAGTGGTAGCAGGTGCTGCGGGGCACAGGTCTCCCATACAGAGCGACAAGGCGGCATCGTGCCAATGAggccctgcccacagcaggggcagaaccagtacagggggtaggaaccaggcCTCAGTGCTGTGCCAGtcgggctgggagctgggagagccgGGCTGGGTAGGTGGGGAGATGCCAGGGGAGCCCTGACTGCCCTGCCCATCTAGTGGGGACTGGCAGCTGTCTgagcagcagggctctggggcagggagccttCACAGCGGgcgctggcaggggctggaggcctATGGTGACCAGTGCAAAGACAGCTGCAGTCCCTGAAGCCGGGCACAGGATGCAGGAGCAAGCCCAAGGGGCTGGCGACGGTGGCAGATCCAAGCTGAAGGAATGAGCGGTGCTAGGGTGCCCAGAAACGCCACGGCTGAGCAGGGCCTGGCGGTCTCCGTCACATGGCACGCGACCAGGAGCAAGGCGTCAGCTGCCCCCAGAAGGTGTCCTGCGGAGAGAGCTCCCGGTCAGGGATGCAGCGGGCTCTGGACAACCCCAGACCTCGCTGCCCCAGTGGGCAGACAGAGACTGCCACTGCGGGGCCATGGGCATGGcctgcttgggccccacacagGGCAGCGTGGCCTGTGGCTGCCACGAATAGCCCTGGGCTCACCTGGAGCGGGCAGTGGACATGGGCATAGTACTCCAGGCTGTACAGCGTGaccagcagggcctgccccacgAAGAGCAAGGCCCACACGGCCATGTTCCACGCCGGGCGCCTGCGCTTGTCGCTCAGCACGAAGTTGAAGAGCACTGAGGAGACAGGAAAGCGGGCTGGGGGTGGTGAGGCCCCCACCGAGTCCCCTCATCCCTGTTGGCCCCCgatgcctccccagccccatgttTCAGATGCAATTCAGGATGATGCAGGTGGATTTAAAAGGCCATCACCCTTGCCAGCCACGGGCAGAAGGAGACGTGGCCaaggcaccactgcctgcctgagactgggggcaaggggcagcatgGTAGGGAGAAACTCAGGGCTCAGGAGGTCCTTCCCCTCAGGCCACAGTAGCAGAGCTGGGGACACGAGGGACTtggggctgagcccagcaggacccagggggcacagggattCAGGGCACGGGGCTCAGCCTGGTTGCGGTGCTGGGGACCGTGGTGAGCTCACCTCCGAAGATGGTGTAGTTGCAGAAGAGGATGGGGCAGAAGATGCCCAAGCCGAAAGCAACTATGTACTCATGGGCGATGGCGGAGAGGAGGAAGGTGGCCAGCATGGCGCCCACCCGCCACTTCTTTCCAAAGAGCTGCAAAGCAAGGGTGCTCAGAGCCAGAGTCAGCTGCCAAGGCATGGGGACAACTCCAAGCAGAGTGGGCCCACAAcaactgggctgggccccagctggAGCCGGGACATGGCTGCGGGCAGAGTCCCCTGGGCAGCCAGGCTGTGGCCACGAATGCAAACGGACCCGAGCTAagggctgggctctgggcagtgcccaccttccctgccccactgccagcccggTCCACGTACCCAGAACAGGTCTTGGTAGATGTAGAGGTGGAGCCAGTCGTGGACCACGATGTTCCACTTGCGGTAGTAGGTGGCGAAGGACGTGGCGTTCCACCAGTCCTGGGGGGAGATGCGCATGACCTGGGGACCGCCTGCCTGAACCCCCTGCTCCTCGGCCCCTGTGGCCAGGCCTCCGGCATGGGCGCCTGCCCTCCTTGCAGCACCGAGAGGGCTCTGCGGGCACTGCCAGGCAACCCAGCCCCGCTTTCCACCCCCCGCCTGCCCTCACCTGGTAGAAGCCCCTGTCAGCAAAGCGCAGCACCTCAGCGAAGGCGTTCAACCAGCAGTGCAGGATGCCATAGAATGAGATCAACAGCATCAcagtggctgcaggggggcacagggggcacatcaGACCCCTGGgggcccctggcactgcctgccacccccacccccgggtTCATGTCACCACCCGGTCAccctcactggggccctgccatcccctgcagcagccactccACACTACCCAGTGCCCCAGCCCAGGGGAGTGAGCGGGCCCTGCGCACCAGGCAGGATGCTGTTGCACATAGCTGGCACAAATGTCTCGAGGCGGAagggctgcaggctcaggtggaTGTACACCGGGTTGGACAAACGGCGCATGATGAGTGCCAGTACGAAGACGAAGGCCAGGAACTGCAGGGCAGACAGGTGTaatgcttccccctgccctggccccgtgGCAACCCACGGGCACCCAGGCTGCAAGGACAAGTGAGTGCGGGCCATGCCAGCAGGAACCCATAGGCACCCAGGCCGCAgggatgggtgggtgtgggtcATGCCGGGAAGGACCCATGGACACCCAGGTCACAGATGGGTGGGTATGGGTCATGCTGGGAAGGACTCATAGCCACCAAGGCCACAAGCACGGGTGGGCATGGGCCATGCCAGCAAGGCCCGGCTGCTCTCACCTTGACACAGTTCTCCACCACGACTCTCCAGCGGATGACAGAGGTCCTAGCAGGACAGGAGGGCTGGTCAGTGCCCAGGACACCCAGGGCAGGCTGGAGTCCTCCTGAGGACTCAGTCCCCTGAACGCCCCTCCATCTGTCCCCACGGCCCCCGGCTGGCAGCCCTGGTGCCCTCAGGCTCACCTGGGGTAGGTCTCCCTGtacagcagtgtggggcagcacaggaagTACAGGTAGGTGGACAAGGCCGGCAGCTTCACCTTCCCTGGCGGAGAGAAGCAATTGGGagcttggggtggctgcaggggtaCTCTGGTGCGGGGGGTGGCACTCACCAGCGGTCGTCTGGGCACGGAGATTGGGCACCGTCTCCCGCAGGAATGAGTGGCTTTTCATCAGGAGCCGCAGCTGGGGAGCGGAGGGCATGAAGGGCTGGGTTGCAGTGTTGGGAGCTACTGccccagccatggctgcagggggcaTGGGCACCTCTTTCCTCTGCCCTGGGGCCTGCGGGGACTGTCCCCacatctgggcagctgctgcaccctgtGGTGCTGGCCCAGGCAGGAAATGGGGGTAGGGTTTTTGCTCTAAGCCACCTGCCTTACGCCCTGCCCACCCTGTCCTGGCACCACCCTCTGCACACCTGCTCTGTCATGAGGATGACCTTGGGGATGTATTGTATCTGCTGGTGGACCATGGTATAGATGGGGAAGATGCCCAGCACGGTGGCGTGGCCCCCCAGCAGCGCCCCCACCACGCTGGCCACAAGAAGCCATGGGTGGCGTGCGGTGCGGGATGCGTGGGCCCAGAGCGCCAGCGCCGCATAGGGTGCCAGCAGGGTGTAGATGCACATGATCAGCCAGACCCCCAGTGCTGCGCTCATGCCGTGGGCGTTGGCGATGATGAACTCCAAGTCCTCcttcaggcagctgcagggcagaaggggaCAGTGACCTCAGCGCAGCGCCAGTGACCTCTCTGGCCCTTATAgactgccctggggctgggtagggcccTATAGACTCTCTGGACCCTATAGAGCTGGCTTGGGGGTGTGCATGGCCCTGTGGACACTCTGCACCCTATAGCACCTCTTTGGGGTGTGTATGACCCTACAGAGTCTCTGGACCCTATAGCACCTCCTGGGGGTGTGCATGTCCCTACAGACTCTCTCAGCCCTATAGCACCACCCTGGGGTTGCGAGTGGCTCTACAGACTCTCTGGACCCTATAGCACCTCCTGGGGGTGTGCATGGCCCTACAGACTCTCTGGGCCCTATAGCACCTCCTGGGGCTGTGTGTGACTCTACAGACTCTCTGGACCCTATAGCACCTCCTGGGGGCGTGTGTGGCCCTACAGACTCTTTGGGCCCTATAGCACCACCTCGGGGCCCGGTAGGGCTGTGCTGGCTGAGGCAGGGACCTTCTCCTCCGCAGGCACATATGCTTCTGATTAGCCAGGGCAGGGCTTCAGCGCAGGCTGTGCTGGATCAGGGTGGGGCTCCCCCTCCGAGTGCCCAAAGCTGGGATTGCGGAGGGTGGAGATCCAGGCTGGAAGGGTGCTGAGAGGTCATCCCAGCCTGGGGTAGGATCGATGCTGCCAGGTCCCGCCCAGGCCAGTCCTTGCCTGCCTGCTCCGCAAGCTCCTCCGCCAGCCCCGTTGCATAATGACCAGGCCGTTGCCCAAGACACCAGGAGCCCCCagacctgcctgccactgcaaggggTATTAGGTGCGCTTAGGAGATCCCCGGCAGAGAGGAAGGCAGCTCCCTGCACTAGTCTGTACAGACCTGACGTGGGCTTTAACCAAGGCAGCATCGGGCAGACCCCGATTTGGGGGGCAAGACCcttcagccaggaacctctgggtttgaATCCCAGCACCCGAAAACCTGCTGACCCCTGGAGCAATAAGAGGAGGAAAAATTCCCTCCAGGCCTGTGCAGCAGCTGGCAAAGCCCAGAGGCCTGGGAAAACCACCCCTCCCggctctgctctgcagcctggggacaGAAGGCAGAAAAACCACCCCTCCCTAGGAAGCCATATCTCCCCGGTGCATGTGCCACCCCACAGACCCATCCCAGCCGCTTGGAGGCATGAGGCAGTACCCCCACGCTCCATCCTACCACTGGTGGTTGGCAAGATCCGTGGCGGCGGCGCCCAGGATGGCGATGCAGGCGACGGCGATGCACAGGTGGTAGAGGCTCCGGAAATGCTCCACCGCCAGCAGCTCGCTGCAGGGCAACGGGGAGGGGGCCCCAGGTTGTCAACCGCCTGCCGCAGGCCCCTCCACGTGGAGCTCAGACCttccctgttgcagctgctgggacGTGGGGCAACAccgctccccctcctcccatttCACAcgagaggaaactgaggcacggaggggTTTGCAGGCACGTTGCAGGCCTGGCcgtggaacccaggagtcctggctctcagccttccctctagctctaaccaccaggccccACTTCCatcccagggccagggaggcccagctcccaggcagagcctgggaaaGCACCCAGGAGTCCCCACCTGCCTTCCACAACAGGCTGCCCTAGGGCACCTCTGGGCCCACGTGCCccggccccccccccagcagggatccccccctctGCTAACCCCTGCTGGACTCACTCCAACGGTGACTGCCGGGGGATGAAGGCTTTCTGCTTCTCCAGCCAGGAGCCTCTCCCCCTGCGTGGATCCCAAGGGGGGCTGTTATTTCCAGGGAAGGGTCTCAGCCACCCCTCCCACTATTTCGCACACATATTTTTGCACACACAGGATGCAACTGCGACATAGGTGTGTCCTATGCCCTCTACTGCAAGTGGGGTGGTTCTCCAGGGCTGGTTGGGAGCAGGGCGATCTAGGCCACCATGCAGGACCTGCACAGATACTGcgagaggcagcagggggagaggggaaaccgAGGCGCAGAGTGGCAGGGTGActtgcctggggctgcccaggcaggcagaggcaggggtggggaaggaaccAGGCATCCTGCCGGGCAGCTCAGCTCCGGTGCTGAGGGAGACCGGTCTAGGAgggttggggtggagggatggGCTTGGCCTCCAGCCCCGTGTGCTCACTTTTGGGGGGCTGGGCTCCCCCCCAGCGCTCACCTGGCCTCATTCTCCAGCTGGACCGTCttcaggggtggggggtctggctgcagcccctctttCTTGGCCCCGTCCTGTGCTGGGGATTGCACTGCCTGCCAGGCCAGTGCAGGTTATGCCCCTCAGGGAGTTTCCCAGCATGCACCTGGGCATCCCTGCACCCCCCCGCCTCATCCTCCCAGTGCCTCCCTCCTGACCCCCTGTCTTGCCCCCCTAAcccatcctcccctcctcctccaggtcCCTGGTGCCTGCAAGcaacccctgacccctgcccggGGAGGCCTGGACTGCCCTTTCCCTTGCTGTGTTACCTCCATGCGTCTCCGGCACTGGGCGAGGCTGGGGATGCCATCCAGGTGGGCAGAGctacctggagcaggggcagcaggtcagcaAAGCCTTGGGGTGCCCCCAGGCTGCTCcatgctgggcagctgcccaggcgcTCTCTGCTCCGCTCCAGACCTCTGCCCCTGGGTGcagggcctcagcatttgaaATGCCATCACCTCCCACCGGTGCCCTCCCACCGTGGACTCCAGGTTACTGCTCACTGTTGGGCACCCAGAGCTTGGCCTCTTCCTCTTGCTCCAGCTCTTGGCCTGGCCTCCGCCTGGGCATCGCGGTGCTCCCTGGCGCTGGCTCCATGCGTGCTGGTCTGCTTACCCAAGCAGGTCAGTGGGCATCTGCAGGCTCCCTTCCTTCTCCACCTCCAGCCGGATCAGCCGATCACAAGCAAATCCTTGCACCAAGCACACACCCTGTTCCTGCCTGCCTACCGAGATCAATCATtacctgggcagggaacagcctgTGTCCTGACCTCTGGTCCTGTTGgctccatcccccctccccccccccccccccattcagcTCTTTGGCCCGTGGCACTGACTCCAGAGCCAAGGCTGCACTGGTGGCAGGTTTGGGCCATGCCCATGGCATCCCATGGGTGAGGCTGGGatgctcccagcatgctttgggcTTGCTCAAGCTGCCACAAgatgggagtgggagtgggtgcCCAGCGGACAGGTAGAAATTCCAGGGCGGGTGGGGGCTGGCATCAGTGCCACGGAGCCAGCTGTGTGCACTGTGCTTTCCTCCGGGCGCCGTCTCTGTGGGCTGTTCTACTCTGCTGTACCAGAGATCCCCTCCAGAGGTGGGTGCAGCAGTTCTGGGGAGGGGTCATGACAACTCAGGACAAGGACCCAATGGTGCCCAAGTGCCTCTGGCCAAGCTGTGCTGTTGATAGCAGTCCCGCTCCCACAGGGCACATGGAGGAGTGATTTCActcgggacacctgggttcctaaCGGTatagctgtggggcagggggggtccctacgaggagagactaagggacctggccCTTCCGCTCGAGGGGGAACTGGAGACGGGCTTACAGAATCCCAGTGGCGTCCCCGGGGAGTTGCAAGGTTGCTCATGAGACAGGAGCGAGCGAGGGGCTTGCTCAAGCAGGGACTGAGCAGACCTCACAAAAggcagttctttctccccagTGGGTCATTAAAGCATGGGGGCTCGTGGCCGCCAGCCACTGTGGAAGAGGATCACTTAGGCTGATTTGCCAAGGGATCGGACAtggtcttggaggaaaggggcattgggAGCTCTGGAGCAAGGGAGCCTCTGAATCAGACCTGCCTGGgccttcaatgctggaggctTCAAGGGAGAGAGGAACGAAGGCGAGACCCCATTGCCatcccttccagcctccactctctgccaccggagactgggcaagacagacctaCGGTCCGACCTAGGACGTGGCAGTTTTGCTCTTGTGTGCCTGCCCAGCATGGGGGGGACCggggctcaggccctgcctgctttgctggctgcagccagctatGGCGGGGTAAGCGGGGAGGGTTTACACAGCATACGCCGCAAAGCCGCCGCATCATTCTTGCAGACCAGGCAGTGCCAAGTCTGGCTAGCATGGGCTTTCCCAGGACCTAACGTTCAAACTCCAGGGCCACTGCGCTGCTCCTGCCCAGTGTCCCCTGTCCACTgcaaggggaggggctgtttgctcaCTGCAGTCACAGCCCTGCAGTCACTGCCCCTTGACCCCTGCTCcagtctggcccagcccccagcacttGCCCAGGCACAGCCTGTGCTGGAGAAGCAGCGCctggcagagagggcaggggaagcctcCAACTCAGTgggcacagccccccaccctccctagaGCAAGAGCATGGAGTGGGACCAGAGGAAGGGCAGGCGCTGGGCCCCGCCAGCATGAGGCTAGGGCTAGAAGCAGATGTCGCCAAACACAGCAGATCTGCTGCGTGCCCAGGAGATCCTGAGGGCATCTCTGGAGGCAGAGAAGTGGGGCAGGTGCTTCCCGGGCCAGCGGGGCCCAATCCCATGCAGAAACTCCTGGGGTGCACTGGACCGGGCCCCTCCAGCCCAGGGAGCGGCTGTGGGGGTGGTGAGGGAGTgcgggcagcactgggctgcccctgccacagagcACACATGGGCAGATGTCGGCCACAACGAGCAGTGCGATGATTTCTTCTGGCCTCTGGTTGTGGCCCCGTGGCGCTGGGGCAAAGGGCACCATTCTGTGCCCCACAAGCACAACCCTGTGCCCCACAAACTCCTACCCTGGCCCTCCGTGCACAGCCCCAGGGAAGGGTGCCCTGCACAGGGGAGTCACTGGGGGTCGGCGCCCCTGGATGGGGGGGtccaggatgggggcagggaagaaaggaggaagcCGAGAGCAGCCCCCAAAACACAATGCAGCTTTATTTACAGAGCAGCTCAGAAGCACGAGGACATGATtcacacccccccgcccccccccctgcAATGGCCCGCGTTACGAGCATGGATCAGTGCACcaaacccctgcccacccccccacacccggGGAAAGGGGGCAGTACGGAAAAGGCACAAGCCCCCCGCCACCCCATAGCTGATGGGTGCAGACTGGAACAGGTAGAAATGCCCCCAGC
This sequence is a window from Alligator mississippiensis isolate rAllMis1 chromosome 15, rAllMis1, whole genome shotgun sequence. Protein-coding genes within it:
- the SOAT2 gene encoding sterol O-acyltransferase 2 isoform X2 → MEPAPGSTAMPRRRPGQELEQEEEAKLWVPNSSSAHLDGIPSLAQCRRRMEAVQSPAQDGAKKEGLQPDPPPLKTVQLENEASELLAVEHFRSLYHLCIAVACIAILGAAATDLANHQCCLKEDLEFIIANAHGMSAALGVWLIMCIYTLLAPYAALALWAHASRTARHPWLLVASVVGALLGGHATVLGIFPIYTMVHQQIQYIPKVILMTEQLRLLMKSHSFLRETVPNLRAQTTAGKVKLPALSTYLYFLCCPTLLYRETYPRTSVIRWRVVVENCVKFLAFVFVLALIMRRLSNPVYIHLSLQPFRLETFVPAMCNSILPATVMLLISFYGILHCWLNAFAEVLRFADRGFYQDWWNATSFATYYRKWNIVVHDWLHLYIYQDLFWLFGKKWRVGAMLATFLLSAIAHEYIVAFGLGIFCPILFCNYTIFGVLFNFVLSDKRRRPAWNMAVWALLFVGQALLVTLYSLEYYAHVHCPLQDTFWGQLTPCSWSRAM
- the SOAT2 gene encoding sterol O-acyltransferase 2 isoform X3, whose protein sequence is MEAVQSPAQDGAKKEGLQPDPPPLKTVQLENEARGRGSWLEKQKAFIPRQSPLDELLAVEHFRSLYHLCIAVACIAILGAAATDLANHQCCLKEDLEFIIANAHGMSAALGVWLIMCIYTLLAPYAALALWAHASRTARHPWLLVASVVGALLGGHATVLGIFPIYTMVHQQIQYIPKVILMTEQLRLLMKSHSFLRETVPNLRAQTTAGKVKLPALSTYLYFLCCPTLLYRETYPRTSVIRWRVVVENCVKFLAFVFVLALIMRRLSNPVYIHLSLQPFRLETFVPAMCNSILPATVMLLISFYGILHCWLNAFAEVLRFADRGFYQDWWNATSFATYYRKWNIVVHDWLHLYIYQDLFWLFGKKWRVGAMLATFLLSAIAHEYIVAFGLGIFCPILFCNYTIFGVLFNFVLSDKRRRPAWNMAVWALLFVGQALLVTLYSLEYYAHVHCPLQDTFWGQLTPCSWSRAM
- the SOAT2 gene encoding sterol O-acyltransferase 2 isoform X1 yields the protein MEPAPGSTAMPRRRPGQELEQEEEAKLWVPNSSSAHLDGIPSLAQCRRRMEAVQSPAQDGAKKEGLQPDPPPLKTVQLENEARGRGSWLEKQKAFIPRQSPLDELLAVEHFRSLYHLCIAVACIAILGAAATDLANHQCCLKEDLEFIIANAHGMSAALGVWLIMCIYTLLAPYAALALWAHASRTARHPWLLVASVVGALLGGHATVLGIFPIYTMVHQQIQYIPKVILMTEQLRLLMKSHSFLRETVPNLRAQTTAGKVKLPALSTYLYFLCCPTLLYRETYPRTSVIRWRVVVENCVKFLAFVFVLALIMRRLSNPVYIHLSLQPFRLETFVPAMCNSILPATVMLLISFYGILHCWLNAFAEVLRFADRGFYQDWWNATSFATYYRKWNIVVHDWLHLYIYQDLFWLFGKKWRVGAMLATFLLSAIAHEYIVAFGLGIFCPILFCNYTIFGVLFNFVLSDKRRRPAWNMAVWALLFVGQALLVTLYSLEYYAHVHCPLQDTFWGQLTPCSWSRAM